The genomic region CTCCTCTTCTATTATATACACCGTACCTTATAGTTTATCTTTCGAAATTTTAAGCGAATTGTGCATTTGGTATACTATTTCAATGCACTAATATAATTACCTTATTGGTATACATCAATAATGTAATAAAAGATTATTTATAGAATTAGGAGTCAAATTTGTATTATAGTCCACTTAAACTAAATTATATACGTAGTAGTAATAAGTCCTGACTTAGTAGTAGGATCTAAGGATCAGATCAACGTCTAACATGGTTAGGGCACTTCAAAATCATACCACTACTCAAAACTCATATACGGGGTATTTATTTATAGTTTTATACTCTCATTTATGTTTAAGTAGTTTGCAAATATTGGATTTGCTAACATAACTTGAAAATGGTTGGCAAAAGTGGGATGTTATGCACATAAATGTCACTATAGTCTCATACGGAGCATTAAATAATCCACTCATTCTATTTTTATTGACCTTTTTTCTCCAAAATTTATCCCAAATCAACCATCCTCTGATAATGATAAAATCGATGGATTATTAATATTACCCCTAATATTATACTATTATTCATTCTATTAAGATGACATTCTCCTCCTTCTTCTTAACTAAGGGATAGAGTAGTAATATCACCAATATTTCTTAAATTtttcaaaatgaaaataaaaaaataaaaatggaatgaATAACTATTATCTACACTAAGTATACTCTAATTTTTTATTGCTTAGATAaggtaactatttgattttctttgggCGTTCTAGTGAAAATTAATTTTGAAGCTCAAGCCATCATATTATAGTAGTTCAAGACCAGATAAAAAATTGTGTCACCGTACGATTACTTACGGAATATTTAAGATTGAAAAAGTACGTCTTGTTTTAGATGGAATATCCGTCTTAAATCTTAAAATGGGTCAAAGACTACCACATAGTGGTAATAAAGACAAAAAATTTGACATTTTTTAGGCAATTTGTCATGTGATTTGGtatatatttgacccgttttaagctTAAGATGGATAGTGTCCATCTTAATTGAGATTTGTGTAATTTTTTAAATGAACTAAACTTTAGTATGTAATTATTAACATGAATCTTGCACCTATAACCTAGATATACGAAATTATTTCAAGCTAATACTCATTTTtgtaaactctaaataagaacaGTTGTCGGCATACATTATTACTCATTTACACGCTTGTTTCATCAATATATATTTGGTACTTTGAAGGAACAATTGCATTTTATAGTACTCCGTATATGATAATGATAATGTGGGTCCTATTGATACAACAACTGGTTATTGCTTTACTACTCGGAAAACATTATGCCAATATCACAAATACTCGTGGAATATAAAGTACTAAACTGCCTCCTATAACACTTTAGTTCATTTATTTTCTACTTATATtaagataaaattaaataaaatttgctttgttcttaagaaatttaattttataaggataattttttttttgttctttttataaatctacttttattaggatacattgaatgacattttatttcattttcaactTAAGATAAAATGAGAAGTTGTTACTCACAATTACATATAAATTTATAATCACTAAAATCTACATATATGTATGTGATTTAATAAAttcaatctacttatattaggatataaaattaaataaaatttgatttttttaagaAATCTAgtcttattaggataattttataaatttaataTTCTTTTTTAGGAATCTACTCTTATTAggataatttataaaaattttCTTTCAATTATAGGATTTCTAAAaaaattggactctctaatatctctcgaaaagtttctgctttatatatatgtactaGTTGGAAtacccgtgcgttgcacgggacTCTCATTAGGATCATCTTTAACAATATGCATGTTGAATGTCCTAAAAATTTATTGAATAATGTATTGTAATACATGTCATGGTTTGGTAGTAAAGTGAGTTAAGTTAATAAAAAAAAGTCCTACTATGTTGAAATTGGAACAAACATGGGGTGATTTAGTTGATTATTAATGGATCACCGGTCCTTTTAACATAAAAGGTATTCCCTTTTGTATTATTTCGGTTGTATAACATTCAAAAACACAGCTGTATTATGTAgttacctatttttattgttgtacgaACCACCGATTTTTAGTTAATATAAAACGTGATAACTGAGGGTGACCTTTATGAGATTCGCAAATTAAACTAACCTACAACATTTACCAATACATTCCAGTCCGTAAGAATACGATGGTGTAAAAGTTGAATGGTGGTACGCAAAACAACACGTATCTCAATTCTATATGCACCATGTTTGGAGAATTTATTAGAGATCTAAACAATAGAATTTGTTTAAGATTATCTACAATTTAGACTgtcatgcaaaatatataatacgacacCTAATTTGGTAGATATGTGAAAACATCTTaaattaatacggagtaatatttatGCATCTATGTAAAACTAATAAGAGACTTCTTTTAACATAGGTAATACAAAGATATCTGATAGAATATATATAACGATCTGACTCATTAAAactttatttctaagagataggATATGAGGCTACTACTCTTAAATCCGATTAGTTTTAAATTAATTTTAGAgattttctacatggtaccctcgTGTTTTTCCGATTTTTACGTGATACCCCTCGGTTTTTAAAAAACATCACCGGTACCCTTAACTTTTATAAATTGTCCACAAAATACCcaaactaattaataaaatttgagttttaaatGGTTAAATTTAACAAAGAAAATATACTCAAGAGTAAGTAAACGGAATTTGTGATAAAAGTTTGACAAAATATATATCATCCATTTATAGATAATTTGAGTTTTCAAACTAATTAATAAATTtcattataaatttatttttctattattgtTTTAGTAAAGAATAATTGATAATTTTTTTATTAGATCCACTTCTATTAgtattatttttctcataaattagTAGATATACTTCGATTAGGATAATTTTCTCATAATTATTAAGAGGAAAAAGTTAGATCTACACTTATTAGGATAATGataatatttttatataaaaattattttatatataGAAATTCTAAAAacgttggactctctaatatcgctcgaaaagtacctgctttatatatatataggaattctaaaaaagtttGACAAAATATATATCgccaaaaaaacaataaaaatgcgTAAACTAAACATTTAAAAATGACGAAATATATCTTTTTGGGTATTTTAataaattttcataaaatttAAGAGTACTAATGATGTTTTCAAAAGATGAGAGGTACCGCATATAAATCGAAAAAAACACGAGGGTATCACGTAGAAAATCCcttaattttattaataaattatAACTCATTTTTATTTACATGAAGCATTATCTATTAACAAATACAAGCCTCATCTTACATTAATAATTAGCCATACACAAACTGCAATGTAAAGTTAAGCGGAAAAAAAAGCATAGATGAATCGGAATTTAGAAAAGTAGAAATGATTGTAACAACATATTTTTGTATATTTGCCTATTTGGCATTCCATATATTTTTAGCATCTACTAAGAATTTGAGATGAATTTGAAACGCAAGTCCCAGATTGATGATAAACTTCGGTGATATAATAACGGTTATATAGTTTACACTATTTCTCTATATATTTATCGTACACTACGTACATACATTCGGCTTATTCAAATTTATTCTACACTAAGTATAATATAAATTTATTTTAATGTATTTTTATATAGTCAAACATCTTTATATCAAAATCTCATAGTTAGATTGTTCTCGGATTATTGGTCTCGCAGAAGATCCTAATTGTTGACTTTGTTCATTTGTATTCAATTTTTTGACTCATTTGACAAAATTTTGATATGagacttattatttaatatttttaaatggtaGCTTGAAAACTTTTTGATCTGTTATGAATATGGTAATCTAAGTGTAACAACAAATTTTGTATCGCAAAATAAATGTAATACAAAATAGGAAACAAatgaatttttattaatatcagaaagtttatgtgtacaatctctaatgtatcctctgattctaaatgCCGTAGTATATCACGTAAACGCTGTCTGTAGTAGAGGCGCGAACGTTGTATTTAAATGACACATGTAGAGGTTGTATGCACTCTGTAGGAGGTGTCGATttgtattcttgagagggtcactgcgacttgttctctcttgaATGTTGTAGCTTGAACTTGAATTTCTTGGGCAGGCGGCACAGTTTTGGTGTGCTTGTTGACGGCTTGCAGAGGTGTCTTGCAGAGGGAATTTATAGAGCTTTTGTGTCTTCTTCTCTCTGAATTTTATGATTATGATTTCTCTCCCTTGAAATGAATGAGAATGACTCTATTTATAGATTTCCAATTCCCTTTGGTGGACTTTGACATTCACAGGCCCATTTATGGGTTTATTAGTGAACTCGGCCCAAATTTGATTTTTTCGGGTTTAATGATCTGGATAACCCATTTTGTAATACGAATCGACCCGTATTTCATTTAATTGGGGCAAAATAATTAAATCGAGCTAAAATTTagtattaactcaaaataattgatttattttatttattcagcacattaataaattttttgtgcctacaaattgccccctcgaGACCTTGTCACGTGCACTATTTAGTGTCTTGACGTGGCGGGGTCTCGATTCATTTTggctttgacttggaagtcgatggTTACCAAAACTTGTCGTAAAGATAGCCTTTTTGACGTCACCCTGTCATTTTTAGACTTGGCGGTTGACATATTGTTTTGTTTGACTTGAAAGTCAAGGCGTACCCAAACTTGTTGTAAGGGTAGCCCTTTTTTTTTCGTCACCCTATCATTATCTGATTTGGCGGATGATTGTTTTTATCTGACTTCGAAACCATTAGGTAGTCGAACTCGTCGTCAGAGTgccttttcatttttcttttaatgTCACCCTATCATTATTTTTAATCAGTGAATGACATTTTTTGGTTTGACTTAAAAGTCGATGAGCAACCTAAACTGATTGTTAAGGTAGCCATGTAATTCTTTTGagttaattttaaattttaactCAACTTACTTGATTAGCCCAATGGCCCCAACACATACGTAGAATATATTGAAGTCCACGTGAAGGTTGGATTACTCAGGAAACAAAATTTATCGATTGTTAAGTTTCCTTATTTCTTCCGTGTCTATTCCTTCGGCTgcaagctttttttttttttttgaaaatagggTTTAGAGACCACCCCCATGCCTATATAAACTCCGCAGCCTTGAACATCATCACCTGCATCTTGTGCTTTTCATCTTCGTCCTAGACTATAGGTAACTCCTCTTTTTTTTGTGTCTTTTCCTTTGTGTTGCTTCAGTTTAGCCAAGTACGCACAATTTTCAGTCTTTTGATTTTGCAACATATTGACGATATTCTCGACCGAATTCTTTAACACAGACAATTATTTCTTCTGGGTTTTCGATTTTGCGGCGATCCGAATTAAGAGCTACCGAGGTaactatttttgttttttttttgttttacacAACCGGTACTTTCTCCGTTCTGAATTTTGCGATGGTGGGCGAAATCCGAATAGCAGGTAACAAATTCTCTTGCTTTCTGCAACTCTCGATATATAATTATGATTATTCCGGATTTTTGCTTTGTTTACGAAACTCTGGCTGTGTACTTGCTTGATATACCTTTCTTTGTAGGAGCATCTATCCAATTCCGACGAACACTCACTGTCTTAAACATACCTGATTCGTGGTCATGCGTACATATTTGCACTTGATTTGAACTTTGATTCAGCTATTATTATTGTCCAGAATTCCGTCTTCGATATGGACCGATTGGATAAGATGAACTCTGATATTAAGAGTGATGATAACGATGAAAACCTTATGCATCTTTGTGTATGAAAGTGCATGAATTTTATTTGCTTTCCGTGGTATTAATGAACACCATTACACCCTTGCTCTTTTTTAATATCAAATCAATGTTCATGTAAACAACCAAGACAACACGCCTGACTTACTTTAATCTAACCCTTTTTCTCTTCATTTGAAGCTGCTACTTCTTCGATCTTCACCGGGCTAAATCTTTGAATTTCAAGATGGTTGGCACAATGGTGAGGTGGTCGCCCCGGCACGATAGCAATATTCATAGAATAAATGGTCCGTCCTCATACTTTGTGTCGAGGTCGTGACGTTGTCGCGTTTGATCAGGAGCAGGTTAGCAAAGTTTCACAGTACATGGCGATATTAAATTTTATGAAAGACTCACAAGTCACACTTGTTTTTTTATAGTGTGTAATGACATATGAGAATTGCAGCCATTTGTTAACTTTTCGTCTACAATAATGATTAAAAGAACCAGAATCATCATTATTTCTGAATTATATGAGCTTGATCAACAACACCTTTTTTTTCTTGTCACAGATtcaaacttttttttctttttatgtaGTGTGAAAAGAAATAAAGGCGCCTGATGATTATGGATTACTCCGGTCGGATCATTTCGACTCTCTTCGGAGTTGTTATGCAATGTACCCGATTCGTCGACCGCATGAAGTTTTGGGAGGTACTCCGGTCGCATCATTTCGACTCTCTTCGGAGTTGTCATGCAATGTACCCGATTCGTCGACCGCATGATGATTTGAAGTTATTTCAGTTGGATCATTTTGACTCTCCTTGGAGCTATCACTGCACGTAACGTACCCAATTCGTTGACCACATGAAGATGTGGAGGTTACTCCGGTCGGATCATTTCGGTTCTCCTTTGAAGTTATCATGCAATGCACCCGATTCGTCGACCGCATGAAGATATGGAGGTTACTCCGGTCGGATCATTTCGATTCTCCATTGGAGTTATCATGCAATGTACCCGATTCGTCGACCGCAGAAGGCGCAAGAGATAAGAGACTACGAGCTACTCTCTTAGGAAATGTCATTTGTTGACTGCAAGAGGCTGCAAACCACGAAGTGTACTTCACAAGATCAAGACAACATGGTTTAAAAAGACATGATTTTTATTTGGAGGTGTGACTGTGCTCAAGCTGCCTACGTACCTACAAAGCACGAAGTGTACTTTATAAGATCAAGCCAACATAGTTCAAAGATGGAAGGTGTTTGTTTGgaggtgtggctgcacttgaacaaAGTATTTGTCCAAATTGCCTACGTACTCACAAAGCTGACAGAGATGACAACTTgcaagatcaagccaacgtagttcatAAAGAGGAATGATGTTTGTTTGGAAGTGTGTCTGCACTTGAGCTACATGTTCACCCAAGCTGCCTACGTACCTGTAAAGCACAAAGCACTTTACAAGAACAACCCGACGTAGTTCATAAAGACggaaggatttttttttttttttttttttttttttttttttttttggtatgcagtttaacctcttgcttaggagctttCACTGTCGAGCTTCAAGAATAGTAGCGCTTCAAGAATTTTCCGTTGATTGGACCGACACGCACACCGTCTTCATCAACAATCTTATAAGCACCATTTGTGTAGACTTCTTGCACCACGTATGGGCCATCCCACTTAGAGGTGAATTTACCAACTGGTTAGTGAGATGTGATGATTGGCCTTCATACTGCAAGTACCAGGTCTCCCACTTGGAAAGAACGAGGgcgcacctttttgttgaatgcgcgtGACAACCTTGCTTGATAACATTGGAGCTTTTGTTGAGCCTCTAGTCTCTTTTGATCGAGAGCTTCCAACTCTGCGAATCGCAACTTGTCATTCTCATCATCTGTGAGTCCCTCCTGAATAGCAATGCGTAAGGAAGGTATCTCCAACTCCAAAGGCAGCACGACCTCCACTCCATACACCAATGCATACGAGGTTGCTtgagtaggtgttttgtatgtGGTACGGTATGCCCATAACGCCTCACCAATTCTTTCATGCCAATCTCGCTTTGACTTTGCTACTACTTTTCTCAACAAGTTGCAAATAGTTTTATTGAAGGCTTCAGCCAAACCATTTGCAGAGGCATTGTACATGGatgacttgtattgtttgaacttgaatttttctccCAGACTTGCCATCAGATGGTTGAAAAATTGTTTCCCGTTTTCAGTTGTGATACGTTGAGGTACATCATATATGTAGATGATTTGGGTTCTAATGAAgtccacaacattttctttcttcacttcccgtagtgtgatggcttctgcccattttgagaagtagtcagtggcagcgaggatatactcgtgtccatttgaggcctttggagtaagaggtcccacaacatcaagtccccacgcttcaaagggccatgaagaAACAGTAGGATGCAACGGCTCCGGCGGTTGGTGTATAAAGTTTGCGTAGAACTGACAGGGTTCACATTTTTTCGCAAAGTCCATACAATCTTGTACCATGGTTGGCCAGTAATACCCCATTCTCTTTACGCGATCATGAAGTTTAGGCCCAGATTGATGAGCGCCACAAATTCCAGAGTGAGCTTCATGCATTGCTTCAACAGCTTCGTCCTTGCTTAGACACCTCAAGCATTGGCCTGAGAAAGAACGTCTGTAGGGCGTCCCTTTATAGTGAATAAACTTTGTAGCACGTCGACGTATCTCAACCTTGTGTCTGGGATCATCAGGTAATTTTTGGTGGTCCAAGAAATTAATGATAGGTTGACGCCAATCATCTTCATCAGCTGTGTAGACGCATATCATGTTGGTCGTGTCTACATTTTCTTCTCCTTCAAGCA from Silene latifolia isolate original U9 population chromosome 3, ASM4854445v1, whole genome shotgun sequence harbors:
- the LOC141649707 gene encoding uncharacterized protein LOC141649707 encodes the protein MPEPKTLKELRGLQGRLAYIRSIKKYLASAPVLGAPIPGRPFVLYIAAQECSLGAMCAQEIEDRKERALYYLSRTLVGAELNYAPIEKICLALVFAIQKLRHYMQAHTIHVVSKADPIKYILSRPALSGRLAKWAMLLKQYDLVFVPQKAVKGQAIADFFADHPVPAEWEISDDLPGEEIFYVDVLPPWQMYFDGDARQDGAGAGVVFVTPQNHLMSYAFTLTQLCTNNMAEYQALILGLQMAIEIGVRDMDIYGDSELVVNQVLGEYEVKKEDLIPYHQRVLQLLNQLDDIHVGHVPRSANKLADALANLAATLALGAEESMQVPACNRWTVSLLEGEENVDTTNMICVYTADEDDWRQPIINFLDHQKLPDDPRHKVEIRRRATKFIHYKGTPYRRSFSGQCLRCLSKDEAVEAMHEAHSGICGAHQSGPKLHDRVKRMGYYWPTMVQDCMDFAKKCEPCQFYANFIHQPPEPLHPTVSSWPFEATQIIYIYDVPQRITTENGKQFFNHLMASLGEKFKFKQYKSSMYNASANGLAEAFNKTICNLLRKVVAKSKRDWHERIGEALWAYRTTYKTPTQATSYALVYGVEVVLPLELEIPSLRIAIQEGLTDDENDKLRFAELEALDQKRLEAQQKLQCYQARLSRAFNKKVRPRSFQVGDLVLAV